Proteins found in one Sulfurimonas sp. genomic segment:
- a CDS encoding efflux RND transporter permease subunit → MIRSFIEFAIDKPRLNHIFLTFIFVMSIFAYLNIPKEIFPPMNMDKIVISGGYVGTSADVLDNMVVKTIEDDLQNIDELDIIETTIKNGSFTISVDIKPNSDNILVLNDVKDIISGVKKDLPADMSEPIAKIMKHNFPLVLIALSGDVDKTVLLEKADKLKSKLSNLKDLSEITIRGDADEELVLRLNNQKILALGLQPALVVSALQNISSIFPVGTIKDKGSHLYISTYNGEKTKIDVENTIIGVGGVKVKIKDIADVSFELGDEVELSHYNGKRNISINVTKSESGNAIALVKEIREILKESESKNEGISYDIYTDTSKWIKNRLNVVFSNIAFGLMLVFTAMLIFVDRGIALVVAIGIPVSFMIGLIATEIMGDSINMLSLLGALIALGMLVDEAIVVAENIYRHLEEGMERREAVINGAVEMFPAVLAATLTTVFAFLPMLLLSGEMGMFIKIIPIMITILLLSSLLEAFYFLPLHAYDFLRVKKSTDYTKALWDKLYEWHNKTLHFLFRRKITSLIVIVVTILSITAVLIKNSKFQLFPDFDNTQIYVYGKVNINNELEDTEEIVTELENKIIKNLSKDDMSSVTSVIGFKLDARNRAVIGENMFHIFIDLHEKAPENVFDKYISPYLSLEYDPDVLIRKRYARDIAADLKEVLKPYKDLKVAESLLYEELVVKVPGAGVVKHDLEISLSSKTNTDIIKALGYLEKEVKKINGVSNVSNDADIGEMELKLRVNEYGQELGFNEQLISNELRAYYLKGEYGKMFNDTGLLRIKIESGMNELISSIDTVELQVPNTNQFVVLKDVCEYIFQQGYVDINKEDGVRIRSVFATIDKTITTSSEVMARLQGAFKKLENDGFTIDIKGEEKENAKNKKEMTQSAVIALFLIFITLVWLFDSIKKSLIVISTIPLVLLGVFFGHIVMGLNLTMPGTIGIVGLAGVVVNDGLIMVNFIKNAKNTEDLMSRALTRLRPILLTSITTVLGLMTLIFFASGQAMILQPMAVSLGFGIAWATVLNLVYVPLLYAVLYKIKAPNS, encoded by the coding sequence ATGATAAGAAGTTTTATAGAGTTTGCTATAGATAAACCAAGACTAAATCATATATTTTTAACATTTATATTTGTAATGTCTATATTTGCATATTTAAATATTCCAAAAGAGATCTTCCCTCCTATGAATATGGATAAGATCGTAATTAGTGGAGGGTATGTAGGGACAAGTGCGGACGTACTTGATAACATGGTCGTTAAAACTATAGAGGATGATCTTCAAAATATTGATGAACTTGATATTATTGAAACGACTATCAAAAACGGCTCATTTACGATAAGTGTAGATATAAAACCAAACTCTGACAATATCTTGGTTTTAAATGACGTAAAAGATATTATAAGCGGTGTAAAAAAAGACCTTCCTGCAGATATGTCAGAACCTATAGCCAAGATAATGAAGCATAATTTCCCGCTTGTTCTTATTGCACTTTCAGGTGATGTAGATAAAACCGTACTTTTAGAAAAAGCTGACAAATTAAAAAGTAAACTAAGTAACCTTAAAGATCTAAGTGAGATCACAATCCGTGGTGATGCAGATGAGGAACTTGTTTTAAGATTAAACAATCAAAAGATTTTGGCACTTGGTCTGCAACCTGCACTTGTAGTATCTGCACTGCAAAATATAAGCTCAATTTTCCCTGTAGGTACTATTAAAGACAAAGGTTCACACCTTTACATATCTACGTATAATGGTGAAAAAACTAAAATAGATGTAGAAAATACAATAATAGGCGTAGGCGGAGTTAAAGTAAAAATAAAAGATATCGCAGATGTTAGTTTTGAACTCGGTGATGAAGTGGAACTATCGCACTATAACGGAAAAAGAAATATATCTATAAACGTAACTAAGAGTGAGAGCGGAAATGCTATAGCACTTGTTAAAGAGATCAGAGAGATCCTAAAAGAAAGTGAGAGTAAAAACGAAGGTATATCTTATGATATTTACACAGATACATCGAAGTGGATCAAGAACCGTTTAAATGTAGTTTTCTCAAATATTGCTTTTGGACTTATGCTTGTATTTACTGCTATGCTTATATTTGTTGATCGTGGGATTGCACTTGTTGTAGCGATAGGTATTCCGGTTAGTTTTATGATAGGTCTGATTGCAACTGAGATTATGGGTGATTCTATAAACATGCTCTCGCTTTTAGGGGCACTTATCGCTTTAGGTATGCTGGTTGATGAGGCAATAGTTGTAGCTGAGAATATATATAGACACCTAGAAGAGGGGATGGAGAGACGCGAAGCTGTTATAAACGGTGCTGTAGAGATGTTTCCTGCAGTTTTAGCTGCAACGCTTACAACTGTTTTTGCATTCTTGCCGATGCTTCTTTTAAGTGGCGAAATGGGTATGTTTATTAAGATAATACCTATCATGATAACGATTTTACTACTCTCATCATTATTAGAGGCTTTTTACTTTTTACCTCTTCATGCTTATGATTTCTTACGTGTTAAAAAGTCAACTGACTATACAAAAGCATTATGGGACAAACTATACGAGTGGCATAATAAAACACTTCACTTTTTATTTAGAAGAAAAATAACTTCCTTAATAGTGATAGTTGTAACGATATTATCTATTACGGCTGTACTCATTAAAAACTCTAAATTCCAGCTTTTCCCTGATTTTGACAATACGCAGATATATGTATATGGAAAAGTAAATATTAACAATGAACTTGAAGATACCGAAGAGATAGTAACAGAGTTAGAGAATAAGATCATAAAAAACCTTTCAAAAGATGATATGTCATCTGTTACAAGTGTTATAGGTTTTAAACTTGATGCCAGAAATAGAGCGGTAATCGGTGAGAATATGTTCCACATATTTATTGATCTTCATGAAAAAGCCCCCGAAAATGTGTTTGATAAATATATAAGTCCGTATCTCTCTTTAGAATATGATCCTGATGTACTGATTAGAAAAAGATATGCCAGAGATATAGCTGCTGATTTAAAAGAGGTTTTAAAACCATATAAAGATCTAAAAGTAGCCGAGAGCTTATTATATGAAGAACTTGTTGTCAAAGTTCCGGGTGCTGGTGTTGTAAAACATGATTTGGAAATAAGTTTAAGTTCAAAAACAAATACAGACATTATAAAAGCACTTGGATATTTAGAAAAAGAGGTTAAAAAAATAAACGGAGTCTCAAACGTATCAAATGATGCAGATATAGGGGAGATGGAGTTAAAGCTTCGTGTTAACGAGTATGGGCAAGAACTTGGATTTAACGAACAACTTATCTCTAATGAACTTCGCGCATATTACCTTAAAGGTGAATACGGAAAGATGTTCAACGATACAGGTCTGCTTCGCATCAAAATAGAAAGCGGTATGAATGAGCTTATCTCCTCTATAGATACGGTTGAATTGCAGGTTCCAAATACAAATCAGTTTGTAGTACTAAAAGACGTGTGTGAGTATATTTTCCAGCAAGGCTATGTTGATATAAATAAAGAAGACGGTGTTCGTATAAGAAGTGTATTTGCCACTATAGATAAAACTATAACAACATCATCAGAAGTTATGGCAAGACTACAAGGTGCTTTTAAAAAGCTTGAAAACGACGGCTTCACTATAGATATAAAAGGTGAAGAGAAAGAGAATGCAAAAAATAAAAAAGAGATGACTCAATCTGCCGTAATCGCTCTGTTTTTAATATTTATAACGTTGGTGTGGCTTTTTGATTCTATTAAAAAATCACTTATAGTGATCTCTACAATCCCATTAGTACTTCTTGGTGTATTCTTTGGTCATATTGTAATGGGATTAAACCTTACAATGCCTGGTACTATAGGTATTGTAGGTCTTGCAGG
- the rsmH gene encoding 16S rRNA (cytosine(1402)-N(4))-methyltransferase RsmH has product MSEIPHIPVLYKEVLDVAKDVDNGIIIDCTMGYAGHSSMMLEANPNAHLIGIDQDITAIEFSSKRLEPYKNRVDIKKGRFSNVIKEIVKEYNLEDIKLVLADIGVSSLQLDQKDRGFSYESDNLDMRMDKGAELSASEVVNNYSKSELERILNEYGELRNYKRIADVIVKNRPFHSAKELSECVKPHMPRGKKIHPATLLMQAIRIEVNDELGELKGLLETIKEAKLPNAKIAIISFHSLEDRIVKQTFASWAKSCICDPEAMRCTCGNNHALGKVVTKKPLTADSEELKQNPRSRSAKLRVFQMDIK; this is encoded by the coding sequence GTGTCAGAAATACCGCATATTCCAGTTTTATACAAAGAAGTCCTAGATGTTGCAAAAGATGTTGATAACGGAATTATAATCGATTGTACAATGGGATATGCAGGACATTCTTCTATGATGCTCGAAGCCAATCCAAATGCACACTTAATCGGGATTGACCAAGATATAACAGCAATAGAATTCTCTAGCAAAAGATTAGAACCATATAAAAATAGAGTAGATATAAAAAAAGGTCGCTTTTCCAATGTTATTAAAGAGATAGTTAAAGAGTACAATTTAGAAGATATAAAATTAGTTCTAGCAGATATAGGAGTAAGTTCTCTTCAGCTTGATCAAAAAGACAGAGGTTTTTCTTATGAGAGCGATAATCTTGATATGCGTATGGACAAGGGAGCTGAGCTTAGTGCAAGTGAAGTTGTAAACAACTATTCAAAGTCTGAACTAGAGCGTATTTTAAATGAGTACGGTGAGCTTAGAAACTATAAAAGAATTGCAGATGTTATAGTAAAAAATAGACCGTTTCATTCTGCAAAAGAGTTGAGCGAATGTGTAAAACCACATATGCCTCGCGGTAAAAAAATTCATCCAGCTACACTTTTGATGCAGGCGATCAGAATAGAGGTAAATGATGAGCTTGGAGAATTAAAAGGGCTTTTAGAGACGATCAAAGAAGCTAAACTTCCAAATGCAAAGATAGCGATCATATCGTTTCATTCACTTGAAGACAGGATAGTTAAACAAACATTTGCTTCGTGGGCAAAATCTTGTATTTGTGATCCTGAGGCTATGAGGTGTACGTGTGGAAACAATCATGCTTTAGGTAAAGTTGTTACTAAAAAACCGCTTACTGCCGATAGTGAAGAGTTAAAACAAAACCCAAGAAGCCGTAGTGCAAAACTTAGAGTTTTTCAAATGGATATAAAATGA
- a CDS encoding response regulator translates to MKFILLISILLTTYLSAATQIVIGTFSKSSSAISVKDELTSVISKDIEFKNFLEKNNIKSVTKQDGKYFLVTLEPLLDKATQTHVLNKIKSTEFKDAYVLKLVLDKVELPKELAKEEVKVEDLPVEEVKVQEVKPEKIQVEKTTPVKVEKVTPIEVKPKPVKQEIQKIKIPQPAQENFVQTYMMEIIAFILILILIVIYVFILKNKQKKLQEDLGEDIIIEDTVDSYDIQSNIEETEYEPEYTAEQEDEDILAVPDASAIEMDEEELEYEQEDELVQPESETKEPEKESTKALDPLKSTIEAKKVPTHGKISKDDFKEFEGMRVMIAEDNLINQKVIKGLLGESGIQLTIVDDGEEVLKHLENDDAFCMILMDVNMPNMDGFEATRIIRANPNYSHITVIALSGDVAADDIANMRAAGMQENLEKPLKMDALYDILYAYGYHREDKIDIQTNDDTNDSTSKELDTQTGIEVCGGDEDFYKEILSDFLNNYEGSTKTIQDFLNNNERKAAQQILLDITGVTANIGANNLQELLKNLKQELKDPEGKEYINTFKQYASHFKALEVEVKEYLS, encoded by the coding sequence ATGAAATTCATTTTACTAATATCAATACTTTTAACAACATACCTAAGTGCTGCCACACAGATAGTCATAGGTACATTTTCAAAATCAAGTAGTGCTATTAGTGTTAAAGATGAATTAACGAGTGTGATCTCAAAAGATATTGAATTTAAAAACTTTTTAGAAAAAAACAATATTAAAAGTGTTACAAAACAAGACGGAAAATACTTTTTAGTAACATTAGAACCATTACTAGACAAAGCTACTCAAACACATGTGCTAAATAAAATTAAATCTACAGAATTTAAAGATGCTTATGTTTTAAAGCTAGTTCTGGACAAAGTTGAACTTCCAAAAGAGTTAGCAAAAGAAGAGGTAAAAGTAGAAGACCTTCCAGTTGAAGAGGTTAAAGTTCAAGAGGTAAAACCAGAAAAAATACAGGTTGAAAAAACGACTCCTGTAAAAGTAGAAAAAGTAACTCCAATAGAAGTTAAACCAAAACCTGTAAAACAAGAGATACAAAAAATAAAAATACCTCAACCAGCTCAAGAAAATTTCGTGCAAACATATATGATGGAGATAATTGCATTTATACTTATTCTTATTTTGATAGTTATATATGTTTTTATACTAAAGAACAAACAAAAAAAACTTCAAGAAGATCTAGGTGAAGATATCATAATTGAAGACACTGTAGATTCATATGATATTCAAAGCAATATTGAAGAAACAGAATATGAACCTGAGTACACTGCAGAACAAGAGGATGAAGATATATTAGCAGTTCCTGACGCATCTGCTATAGAGATGGATGAGGAGGAACTAGAATATGAGCAAGAAGATGAATTAGTTCAGCCAGAAAGTGAAACAAAAGAGCCAGAAAAAGAATCTACTAAGGCACTAGACCCGCTAAAGTCAACAATTGAAGCGAAAAAAGTACCTACACACGGAAAAATAAGCAAGGATGATTTTAAAGAGTTTGAAGGTATGAGAGTTATGATTGCAGAAGACAATCTTATTAATCAAAAGGTTATTAAAGGTCTTCTAGGAGAATCTGGTATTCAACTAACAATCGTTGATGATGGAGAAGAAGTTTTAAAACACCTTGAAAACGATGATGCATTTTGTATGATTTTAATGGATGTTAATATGCCGAATATGGACGGTTTTGAAGCTACAAGAATTATACGTGCAAACCCAAACTATTCTCATATTACAGTTATTGCACTTAGCGGTGACGTAGCAGCCGATGACATTGCAAACATGCGCGCAGCAGGTATGCAGGAAAATCTTGAAAAACCTCTAAAAATGGATGCTTTATATGACATATTATATGCGTATGGATACCATAGAGAAGATAAAATCGATATACAGACTAATGATGATACTAATGATTCAACTTCTAAAGAACTTGACACACAAACAGGTATAGAAGTTTGTGGTGGCGATGAAGATTTTTATAAAGAGATCCTGAGTGACTTTTTAAATAACTACGAGGGTTCAACTAAAACGATTCAAGACTTTTTAAATAATAATGAAAGAAAAGCTGCTCAACAAATTTTACTTGATATTACTGGAGTTACGGCAAATATCGGGGCAAATAATCTACAAGAGTTATTGAAAAACTTAAAACAAGAACTTAAAGATCCTGAAGGTAAAGAGTATATAAATACTTTTAAACAGTATGCTTCACATTTTAAAGCTTTAGAGGTAGAGGTAAAAGAATATCTTTCTTAA
- a CDS encoding glutamate-5-semialdehyde dehydrogenase, whose product MESFLAKAKDSSRVLGALSGSEKNRILKEMAEALRSNTMNLIEANALDMSDGEKNNLSSALMDRLLLDEARIEGMAVAVEEIAALKDPVGRILDGWVTEDGLNMQKVSIPIGVIGIIYESRPNVTSDTAALCFKSSNVCILKGGKEAQNSNKAIADVLQAVLERNNLPKEMISLIPDSSREGVDKLIKMDKYVDLIIPRGGEGLIKHVSANATVSVVKHDKGQCHTYIDKDAKLDNAIKIAINAKTQRPGVCNAMETLLVDKAIAKDALPKIKSAFDEYHTELKGCAETQTIIDVAEATDEDFDTEYLANILNIKVVDGVEGAIDHIVRFTSGHSEAIITENITSAELFLNSIDAAALYVNASTRFTDGGAFGFGAEVGISTNKLHARGPMGIEGLTTYKFKIYGQGQIRG is encoded by the coding sequence ATGGAAAGTTTTTTAGCAAAAGCAAAAGACTCTAGCAGGGTACTTGGTGCTTTAAGCGGAAGCGAAAAAAACAGAATTTTAAAAGAGATGGCAGAAGCTTTAAGAAGTAATACTATGAACTTAATAGAAGCTAATGCACTTGATATGTCAGATGGTGAGAAAAATAATCTTTCATCTGCTTTAATGGATAGACTTCTTTTAGATGAAGCCCGTATTGAAGGTATGGCTGTTGCCGTTGAAGAGATTGCTGCACTTAAAGACCCTGTTGGTCGTATACTTGATGGTTGGGTTACGGAAGACGGATTAAATATGCAAAAGGTATCTATCCCTATCGGTGTAATAGGTATTATTTACGAGTCTCGTCCAAATGTTACAAGTGACACTGCAGCACTTTGTTTTAAAAGTTCAAACGTATGTATCTTAAAAGGCGGTAAAGAAGCACAAAACTCTAATAAAGCAATAGCTGATGTTCTTCAAGCAGTACTAGAAAGAAATAACCTGCCAAAAGAGATGATCTCTTTAATCCCTGATTCTTCTCGCGAAGGTGTAGATAAACTAATCAAGATGGATAAGTATGTTGATCTAATTATCCCTCGCGGTGGAGAAGGGCTTATCAAACATGTTAGTGCCAATGCGACTGTAAGTGTTGTTAAACATGATAAGGGACAGTGTCACACGTATATAGACAAAGATGCAAAACTGGACAATGCTATCAAAATTGCAATAAATGCAAAGACTCAGCGTCCTGGTGTATGTAATGCTATGGAGACTCTTCTTGTTGATAAAGCTATAGCAAAAGATGCACTTCCAAAAATTAAAAGTGCATTTGATGAGTACCACACAGAGTTAAAAGGTTGTGCTGAGACTCAGACAATTATAGATGTTGCAGAAGCAACTGATGAAGATTTTGATACTGAGTATTTAGCCAATATTTTAAATATAAAAGTGGTAGATGGAGTAGAGGGTGCAATAGATCATATTGTTCGTTTTACTTCAGGACACTCTGAAGCTATCATAACTGAAAATATAACTTCTGCTGAGCTATTTTTAAACTCTATCGATGCAGCTGCTCTTTATGTTAATGCATCAACAAGATTTACAGACGGTGGTGCTTTTGGATTTGGTGCCGAGGTTGGTATAAGTACAAATAAGCTTCATGCTCGCGGACCTATGGGAATTGAAGGATTAACTACGTATAAGTTTAAAATCTACGGACAGGGTCAGATTAGAGGTTAA
- the proB gene encoding glutamate 5-kinase: MKRIVIKVGSAVLTQDNEIAKERMLNLVNLIAKLRRKYEVVLVSSGAVAAGYSALKLDKSKQIGKKAIAAAGQPILMSSYKKKFDIYGIDTAQILLTEDDFDSRKRTKIFQEIIDMHLSNNIVPIVNENDISSTPEQLFGDNDQLSANVAYAINADLLIILSDIDGYYDKNPSENKDAKIYKVLTELPEGSLEDKATPNNPFATGGIVTKLKAADFLMKRGKKMLLTNGFDLTAAESFLIDKKHTLGTLFAPKKKEEV; this comes from the coding sequence ATGAAAAGAATAGTAATCAAAGTTGGAAGTGCTGTTTTAACTCAAGATAATGAGATAGCAAAAGAGAGAATGCTAAATCTTGTAAACCTTATTGCTAAGCTTAGAAGAAAATATGAGGTTGTGCTTGTTTCATCAGGGGCAGTAGCAGCAGGATATTCTGCACTAAAACTTGATAAGTCAAAACAGATTGGTAAAAAAGCAATAGCTGCAGCAGGTCAGCCGATTTTGATGTCAAGTTATAAAAAGAAATTTGACATATATGGTATAGACACTGCACAGATCCTATTGACAGAGGATGATTTTGATTCTAGAAAAAGAACAAAAATCTTCCAGGAAATTATCGATATGCACTTAAGTAATAATATTGTGCCTATTGTTAATGAAAACGATATAAGCTCAACTCCTGAACAGCTTTTTGGAGATAATGATCAGCTCTCAGCTAATGTGGCATATGCGATAAATGCAGATTTATTAATTATTTTAAGCGATATTGACGGATATTATGATAAAAATCCTTCAGAGAATAAAGATGCTAAGATTTATAAAGTTCTGACTGAACTGCCTGAAGGTTCACTTGAAGATAAAGCTACACCTAATAACCCGTTTGCGACAGGCGGTATAGTTACAAAACTAAAAGCGGCAGATTTTTTAATGAAACGTGGTAAAAAAATGCTTTTAACAAATGGTTTTGATTTGACTGCTGCAGAATCATTTTTAATAGATAAAAAACACACATTAGGTACTTTGTTCGCACCTAAGAAGAAAGAGGAGGTTTAA
- a CDS encoding pyrroline-5-carboxylate reductase, which produces MDKLITFIGNGNMALSIAKGLKKEYKIEVVGRNADKLNKFENELGVKIEKHLMDGFDMTGKTVIFCVKPANVESVAERLQGNARVVFSVLAGTTVQKLRNNLKPDGVVRSMPNLAASVGSSMTTLTGDEAFKEEAEKLLGAIGPTRWLASEKELDIATGLAGSGPAYLALIAESLADGAVKQGLKRDDAMAIMRGLFCGFGKLIQDVHPAILKDGVMSPGGTTAAGYGALEDGNVRSACMNAIEKAYKKAVELS; this is translated from the coding sequence ATGGATAAACTTATAACATTTATTGGCAATGGAAATATGGCACTAAGCATAGCAAAGGGGCTAAAAAAAGAATATAAGATAGAAGTTGTAGGTAGAAATGCAGATAAACTAAACAAGTTTGAAAATGAACTTGGTGTGAAAATCGAAAAACATCTTATGGATGGTTTTGACATGACAGGTAAAACAGTAATCTTTTGTGTTAAACCTGCAAATGTTGAGAGTGTAGCCGAGAGATTACAAGGTAATGCAAGAGTAGTATTTTCAGTACTAGCTGGTACTACTGTTCAAAAACTACGTAATAATCTAAAACCTGACGGAGTAGTAAGAAGTATGCCAAACCTAGCTGCTTCAGTTGGATCATCTATGACTACTTTAACTGGAGATGAAGCTTTTAAAGAAGAAGCGGAAAAATTACTTGGTGCAATTGGCCCAACAAGATGGCTTGCAAGTGAAAAAGAATTAGATATAGCTACAGGTCTTGCAGGAAGCGGTCCAGCTTATCTTGCACTTATAGCAGAGTCTTTGGCTGATGGTGCTGTAAAACAAGGACTAAAGCGTGATGATGCAATGGCTATTATGCGTGGCTTATTCTGTGGTTTTGGAAAACTTATCCAAGATGTACATCCTGCAATTTTAAAAGACGGTGTTATGAGTCCAGGTGGAACAACAGCAGCAGGATATGGTGCTTTAGAAGATGGCAATGTTAGAAGTGCCTGCATGAATGCTATTGAGAAAGCTTATAAAAAAGCAGTTGAATTATCATAA
- a CDS encoding DMT family transporter — MLLSALISALNGAIAKILSDDISALEIVFFRNMIGVVLILWALRIKPPTLEGGKIHLLFLRGFLGFLAMILFFYTISAIPLGEAITLNKTSPLFVSILAYYLLHEHLSKRAILALLIGFLGIIFITKPFGMSISYEHALGILGGFFAAAAYATIKKIKDIYDSRVIVLSFVMVGSVMPVFLFLLSPYIDAPQYLMFLFPEFIIPQNFSIWLLIGFMAFISTLSQWLLTKAYSASKASIIGVISYTNIPFAIGFGYMLGDSFPDFLTFCGIGLIVLGGILVSKAK; from the coding sequence ATGCTTCTTAGTGCACTTATATCTGCACTAAATGGAGCAATAGCTAAAATATTATCGGATGATATTAGTGCTTTAGAAATTGTATTTTTCAGAAATATGATCGGTGTTGTACTAATTCTATGGGCACTAAGAATCAAACCTCCCACATTGGAAGGAGGTAAGATTCATCTGCTTTTTTTACGTGGCTTTCTCGGCTTTTTGGCGATGATCTTATTTTTCTATACTATCTCTGCAATTCCACTTGGAGAAGCTATAACACTTAATAAAACATCACCTTTATTTGTATCGATCTTAGCTTATTATCTACTGCATGAGCATCTAAGTAAACGTGCAATTCTAGCTCTGTTGATAGGGTTTTTAGGGATTATATTTATTACCAAGCCATTTGGAATGAGTATATCGTATGAACATGCCTTAGGTATTTTAGGTGGATTTTTTGCAGCAGCTGCATATGCTACAATTAAAAAAATAAAAGATATTTATGATTCTCGTGTAATAGTATTGTCTTTTGTAATGGTTGGATCTGTAATGCCAGTTTTTTTATTTTTACTATCACCTTACATAGATGCACCGCAATATTTAATGTTTTTATTTCCTGAATTTATAATTCCTCAAAACTTTAGTATTTGGTTGCTTATAGGATTTATGGCTTTTATATCTACACTATCTCAATGGCTTTTAACAAAAGCATATTCAGCCTCCAAGGCTAGTATTATAGGTGTTATAAGTTATACAAACATACCATTTGCAATAGGTTTTGGATATATGCTTGGGGATTCGTTCCCTGATTTTTTAACGTTTTGCGGAATTGGTCTTATAGTTTTAGGAGGAATTTTAGTATCAAAAGCTAAATAG
- the thrC gene encoding threonine synthase: MNFIQTRGVDPSFQETVTFSEAILSPIASYGGLYVPEKLPELGKVFLNKHLNSSYKELAFDLLKQFEIDIDANVILEALDLYDNFDDKDNPVPVVKVRDNLFVSELYHGPTRAFKDMALQPFGRILSSVAQKKNENYLILAATSGDTGPAALETFKNQDNIQMVCIYPANGTSDVQRLQMVTENAKNLKVIGINGNFDDAQSALKHLLASDSFNKTLKEKDISLSAANSVNFGRIIFQIIYHIHSYLELVRQDEITIGEKVYINVPSGNFGNILGAFYAKEMGLPVEKLVVSSNQNNILTRLINTGVYDIKDDELILTTSPAMDILKSSNVERVLFSLYGAQRTKELMNDLDKNSKYELTNDELKKLQEIFIADYCDDAEGKHYIKTMFDEGYLMDPHTATCLKAYESVCDPKIKSIVYSTAEWTKFSPVIANAITGEIDTRDLDALASISKAAKVDIPQIIKDLFTKDIAQKTVIEKEDIEKSILNFL, from the coding sequence ATGAACTTTATTCAAACTCGTGGCGTAGATCCTTCTTTCCAAGAAACAGTTACTTTTTCAGAAGCAATTTTAAGCCCTATAGCATCTTACGGTGGACTTTATGTACCTGAGAAGCTACCTGAATTAGGGAAAGTTTTTTTAAATAAACATCTAAACTCTAGCTACAAAGAGTTGGCATTTGATCTGTTAAAACAATTTGAAATAGATATTGATGCAAATGTTATTTTAGAAGCACTTGATTTGTATGATAATTTTGATGATAAAGACAATCCAGTTCCTGTTGTGAAAGTAAGAGATAATCTTTTTGTAAGTGAACTTTATCACGGTCCAACTCGTGCATTCAAAGATATGGCACTTCAACCTTTTGGAAGAATATTATCATCTGTTGCTCAGAAAAAAAATGAAAACTATTTGATTTTAGCTGCAACTAGTGGTGATACAGGTCCGGCAGCACTAGAGACTTTTAAAAACCAAGATAATATTCAGATGGTTTGTATATATCCTGCAAACGGAACAAGTGATGTACAACGTCTTCAAATGGTTACGGAAAATGCAAAAAACCTTAAAGTAATTGGTATAAACGGTAACTTTGATGATGCACAAAGTGCATTAAAACATCTTTTAGCATCTGATAGCTTTAATAAGACATTAAAAGAGAAAGATATCTCTCTTTCAGCTGCTAACTCTGTAAACTTTGGTCGAATAATATTTCAGATTATCTATCATATTCACTCTTACTTAGAGCTAGTACGCCAAGATGAGATAACTATTGGTGAAAAAGTATATATCAATGTTCCGAGTGGAAACTTTGGAAATATTCTTGGTGCCTTTTATGCAAAAGAGATGGGATTACCTGTTGAGAAACTAGTTGTTTCTTCAAATCAGAACAATATACTAACTCGTCTGATTAATACAGGTGTTTATGATATAAAAGATGATGAATTAATTTTAACAACATCTCCTGCTATGGATATATTAAAATCTTCAAATGTAGAGAGAGTTCTTTTTAGTCTTTATGGAGCTCAAAGAACAAAAGAGTTAATGAACGACTTAGATAAAAATAGTAAATATGAACTTACTAATGATGAACTGAAAAAACTTCAAGAGATTTTTATAGCTGATTATTGTGACGATGCAGAGGGTAAGCACTATATCAAAACAATGTTTGATGAAGGTTATTTAATGGATCCTCATACGGCAACTTGTCTTAAAGCTTACGAGAGTGTATGTGATCCTAAGATAAAATCTATTGTCTATTCAACTGCGGAGTGGACTAAATTTTCACCGGTTATAGCTAATGCTATTACTGGTGAAATCGATACACGAGATCTAGATGCATTGGCTTCAATATCTAAAGCTGCAAAAGTTGATATACCACAAATAATAAAAGATCTTTTTACAAAAGATATAGCTCAAAAAACTGTTATTGAAAAAGAAGATATTGAAAAGAGTATATTAAACTTCTTATAA